A stretch of DNA from Glycine max cultivar Williams 82 chromosome 18, Glycine_max_v4.0, whole genome shotgun sequence:
agtctaacataaaaataccagtctccccaaactgtccaaacggacaattcaagactaaatatagtgactaatgcaaactatccgcaagaatcattgcatctagtctcaaacgggaatctacgATTCACTCAGCACgaacaacaattatttatatagcaaattacattcaGCACGTATAACAACATTcatgacatacaagaacattcatgatgtacaagaacatacaaggacatcaacagttgtgtgtgtgcgtgtgttttgtgtttgtctctttatctgtgtgtgtgtgtgtgtgtgttttgtgtttgtctctttatctgtgtgtgtgtgtgtgtgtgtgtgtgtgtgtgtgtgtgtgtgtgtttgtctttttatgtgtgtgtgtgtgtgtgtgtgtgtgtgtctgtctatgtgtgtgagtgtgtttgtgtatgtgtgtgtttgtgactcagtgtgtgtggctgtggctcagtgtgtttgtgtgtttgtctgtctctttatgtgtgtctgactgtgtgtgtgtgtgtgtgtgtgtttgtgtttgtctctttatctgtgtatgtgtgtgtctgtttgtctctttatgtgtgtgtgtgtgtgtgtgtctgcctatgtgtgtgagtgtgtttgtgtatgtgtgtgtctgtgactcagtgtgtgtgtctttATGTGTGGGtctatgtgtgtgtctgtggctcagtatgtttgtgtgtttgtctgtctctttatgtgtgtgtgtgactctgtgtttgtgtgtgtgtttgtgtttgtgtttatgtctgtgtgtgtttgtctctatgTGATCTTGGAATCAAAGATCTTAGGACATTTAACGCAGCCCTGTTGGGAAAATGGCGATGGGATCTTTTTCACAAGCACGAGGAGCCTTGGGCAAAATTGCTAGATTCCAAGTATGGTGGTTGGAGGGCTTTGGAGGAGGGCACAACAACTAATCAAGATTCCATTTGGTGGAAGGACCTCATTTCAATTCTGCACCAGCAGCAGAATTCTGCAATAAGAAAAGAAACTGGTTGGATAGTGGGGGGCGGAGACAAGTTCAGATTTTGGGAGGACCCGTGGTTAGATACTGCCATGCCTTTAAGGGAGAAATACCCAAGGTTATACAACATATCCTCTCAAAAACAGACAACCATTTCGTGCATGGGAACCAACAACAGCACTGGATGGGAATGGAATCTCACTTGGAGAAGGGATCTTTTTGAATCAGAGTTACTATTGGCAGATACTTTTATTGGGGATTTAGCTCAGCAGCAAGTTCAGCCTCATAGGGAAGATAAATGGATATGGAAGCATGACCACAGTGGACATTACTCATCAAAAAGCGGGTATGACCTTATATGGAGAGAGCTAAGGGGGTCAATCCAGAATTCTGATTTTGTGGACCTATGGAAATTAAAAATCCCAGCCAAATCAGCTATCTTTGCTTGGAGATTGATCAAAGACAGGTTACCAACAAAAATGAATCTTATAAGTCGCCAGGTGGTGGTAAATGACAGGTTATGTCCATTCTGTGGACTTAAAGATGAGGAGGTAGAGCACTTATTTTTTAACTGCACCTGTACCTTACCCCTGTGGTGGGATTCTATATCTTGGGCTAATTTAACAACAGCACTGCCAATTAATCCAAGAGACCATTTCCTACAGCACACACTTGGAGCAGTTGGAGTAAGGAACCATACAAGATGGAAATGCTGGTGGGTGGCTTTGACCTAGTCAATTTGGAAccacataaataaaatagtctTCCAAAACCACACGTTTAATGGGAGTAGATTAATGGATGATGCAGTTTTTGTACTCTGGTCGAGGTTTAAAACTATGGAGAAGGATTTTGCTGTACATCTCAATCAATGGTCCTCAAACCTAAAGGAAGCTTTACTAGCTAGGTGGGGAGGGGTGGTTTATAACCATGTAACAGCTATAGGGGTAATAGCTTGGGTCTGTGTATTCACAGGATCCAGCTAAATACTTACTATCAACAGTTGTATctctagtacctctggtactatttcacattaatatatatctatttttgctgagcaaaaaaaaaaggcagaaaTTCTGCAGCATCTGCAGTATGTGGGTGAAAGACCAATTCTGCAGCCAATTTGGGATCTTTGGCTTgccaaaatttatataaaaaagaatataatcctcatacaaatacaatcatgcaagcatatttgaaaacttaaaatacgaataactcaagttaaaaccaattcattttttacaactgtgaacaaattaactaaggtacaataggcaaatttgttttcactaatattAATAGGTCATCACCACTGCAGTAGAATTTAAGTTAAACTTAGATAAGTACCTTATGAAGAGGCCAGCTACCTTGTCACAGCTAACAAGTCAGAACTGAACAAATTTCTGCATGtataattgaacaaatttgttatcaaacttgtgtgtgtgtgtgtttgtatgatgagtgtgtgtgtgtgtgtgcgtgtgtcatcagtgtgtgtctgtgtgtttcTATcatacgtgtgtgtgtgtgtgtgtgtgtgtgtgtgtgtttcatgACCAATTTTTCTTATTGGCAATTCAGTGGCAGTGTATTGCTTAGGCTTCCGtcgaaatgaaaggaaaatcaaTGAGTCTGATAGAACAACTTCAGTCTTCACTCTTCACTAGttgaacacaaataaaaaacaaattaaactacTTCAAGGATAAATAAAAGGTTCAGAAGCAACAGACCTAGATTGTCTAACCTATTTTATAATGGACATCTATAGTTACAATGATGATGAAATGAACCatagaaaaaaagtataaaatacagaagaataaaaaaagaattaagggCAGAACTCAAAAGCTTTTAGCCATGCTGGTTGGAatttaatcaatgaatcaatCATGTCACTGAAATTTGTAACATAAATGAACTTCTCCCTTACTAtcattctctttctctattttccCCCCTCTCTCTAGCTGCCCTGTTATGTTATATATCTATCTGCATATACAAATGATACTCTCTTTTTACTTCATGGTGAATAATTAACCTACCAAGGTCTAGAATGAGGGACTGAAAGTTCCAAGAGAAGAGTTTGAATCCAGAGAATATCAGCTGTGGCAACAACTAAACTTGTATATTTTGCTGCAGGGGCCACTTCTATATCAGTTGTGGCTTTGTATCTATTGATATTGCCATCAGAATTAATAATGATCaaccaaaaaagagaaaagatgtTATTTCATACACTACATTGGTTAAAAGCAAATGTTGCATAGTGGTTAAAACTTGCTTCTTGTAGCCTAAACCAGTTTAGCATCTTGTTCTCAAATTACTGGTTTCATAACTATGCTATTGGCTTGTGTAGCATAGTGGTTAAAACTTGCttcttatagcctaaaccagtTTAAGCATCCTATTTTCAAATTACTGGTTTCAATTTTctacacaagctacatacaaaaattcttaggatcacttcacaaacaaaaatatgcataaaaaGCAATCATTGGAACTATCTTAACTTTTAGACCAAAATACTGACATTGTGTTGGATTAAAAGAACGGGCTGATAGAAACTATCATTGGAAGAAACGTcaccacaacaacaataatagccTTATACCACAAAGTGActagagaagaaaagagaatcaGAACACATTTAGTAAAAGGGCAGATAGAAACCTACTATTCTATTGCAGACAACTggattatcctttttttttggaaggcaaaaatatgtatattaatattaaacagTGGTGTGGAGACTAGCATCTTGGATGGGTGGTATTGTGCTCAAAAATAAATTGAGGAACCTGAAATCCAGAATTAAACAGTGGAGTATACAGAATGGGGATgtcaataattacaaaattctGCAACTGAAACAGAAGCTGCATGAAGTTGATTTAATTGCCCAGGATAGAACCCTGTCGGAGGATGAAGTTAAGTCCATGAGGTCCATTCAGCAGGATCTGTGGGAGGCTTCATTCGCATATGAATCACTCTTGAGGCATAAATCAAGGATTAAATGGCTTAAAGAAGGTGATAGTAATACATCATTCTTTCATAAAACCATAAACTTCAGAAGACATTATAATGCGATTCAAGGCATCTTCATTGATGATGTTTGGGTTCAGCAACCTAAAGTGGTTAAGGAAGAAGCTGTTAAATTTTTTGCTAGTAGATTCACTGAGGAAAGCTTAAACAGACCTACCTTGGATGGGGTCCAATTCAACAGGATTACTCACACGCAAAGGGAGGAGATGATTGCCCCTTTTACAGATCATGAACTTATGGAAGCTGTGTGGAGTTGTGGAGGAGAGAAATGTCCTGGGCCGGATGGATTCAACTTTAATTTCATAAAGGAGTTTTGGGGGGTCTTAAAACCAGAATTTAGGAGATTCGTGGATGAATTTTATGTTAATGGAAGCTTCCCTAAGGGCAATTATGCATCCTTTCAGGCCTTAATACCTAAATCACACAACCCCCAGACGTTTAATGACTATAGACCCATCTCCCTCATTGGCTGTATGTACAAAGTAATAGCCAAATTATTGGCAAACAGACTTAGCAAAGTGATGGCTGACCTTATTGATGAAAGGCAATCGGCTTTCATAAAGGATAGACACATCCTTCATGAAACTTTGATTCTCAATGAGGTAGTAGAGGAAGCTAAAAGGTGTAAGAAGCGATCACTGGTTTTCAAAGTGGACTTTGAAAAGGCCTATGACTCGGTTTCATGGTCATTTCTGGAGTATATGCTGGATAGGATGGGTTTTTGCCTTAAATGGAGAAATTGGATCAATGCTTGTATGCAATCAGCCACTGTATCAGTCTTAATAAATGGCAGCCCTACAAAGGAATTTGCCCCCTCTAGAGGACTAAGACAAGGGGATCCTTTAGCCCCTATGCTTTTTAATATTGTAGCAGAAGGCTTGACTGGTATGATGAGGGTGgcaacaaacaaaaatttgttCAGAAGCTACTTGGTTGGGAAGCAGACAGAGCCTGTAAATATTCTGCAATATGCAGATGATACAGTGTTTGTGGGTGAAGTTTCATGGGACAACATAATTGTGCTGAAGGCAATGCTTAGGGGTTTTGAAATGGCATATGGATTGAAGATTAATTTCTCAAAGAACTATGTGGGGATATTTGGAGATGATACCAGTTGGGTTCATGGTGCAGCTCAGTTTTTGAATTGTAGGCATATGGTGACACCCTTCTACTACTTGGGGATACCTATTGGGGCTAAACCATCTAGCTGTATGGTGTGGGAACCACTGATCAAAAAATATGAAGCCAAATTATCCAAATGGAACCAGAAAACTCTATCAATGGCAGGGAAGGCTACTTTGATTAATTCAGTTTTAACaccactgataaaaaaaatatgaagccAAATTATCCAAATGGAACCAGAAAACTCTATCAATGGCAGGGAAggctatttctattttttacacatttaaaactcaaacatataaaataaaaaaatatataacaaactaacaaagataaagacaaaaaaaaggaaatataaactcACCTCAGTTGGTGCTGCTGGCCATCATTTCACTCTCACAACAAATAGGAATCGTGTACCTGCATGGAAGAAATAATCACACAACACACAATGATAAGAATAAgcaaatgcatataattaagaatgatacaatatcaatattgatggaagtaacaatgacttgtcaaaaatttggatgaaattcaatatgtaaatcaaagctttgtccctgaaaccctttgtgtaaatcaaagctttgtcccTGAAACCCTCTATGTAAATTTGACAGCCTCGTCTCTCCCTTCCTGAAAACCCACTAAAAACTGCCCAACCCCCCTACCGTTACTCCATAATTTATTCTGCAATAACTGCTTAAGGCAGTTACATATGGTCCTAAATCACCACAGATTCAGTTACGATTAACCCTTTGTGCCTAACTAGGGTTTCAAAACATCACAACAGAGACAgaccattgaacaatggattttcatcattaacatacaacagagacataccttcgatggAAGCGCAGACACGAACTCCATAAACGCGAACtcgacaatgtggttgcagtcacggaagcgcagcccagtttgcgacaaacacgaactcaggcagaaggagaaacaaTAATAACGCCCTGGGAGTACCCTTTCCGGGACACTTTCCTTTCCTACTTTTCTTCGACCTACGAAAGTGAGCAAATGTTAAAACGACaaacgcctaatgttaaaacgaaaggacgtacctcaatgGATAAGTGGCAAAGACGATCTCCACAAACACAatctccacaatgtggttgcagtcacggaagcgcaGACCAGTTTGACACAAAGACGATctcaggcagaaggagaaagaagaagaacgatagggttcaagcgcgcgggttgtgcaatttcagaagtttaatatataatgataacaacatcggttttttaaaaataaccaatgttaacatcaactatgtaacatcggttataataaaaccgatgttaacatcgactcgataacatcggtttttacaaaaccgatgttaacaacggcatactaacatcggtttttccaaaaccgatgttaactactccatAATAGCATCGGTTattttaataaccgatgttactatggagtagttaacatcgattttggaaaaaaatgatgttaactaagtctacttatttacaaaaatgccaccgcgcttttgttaacatcggttatgtgaataaccgatgttaaaggtccgatattatatgtaaaaattgtaGTAGTGATAGCTATGGACAAATTCTCACCActaaaatttcacaaaattagCAAAATTTAGCAATGATGGTTTTTGCAACTAATACAACTCTATTGTAAATTATCTATCACtaataatttatagaaatttaatttgatctttactggtgtttgttttattttatttgttgttttgtatttttcttgtaCTTGTAAAATAAGGattgtaaaaaaacaaattgaaagtTTGTTTTCCTATGCAATATACATGCATTGAtattaatttatagaaaaatatatcaaatacacTCCAGTGAATTAGCTTTATTTATTCAGAGTTCTCTCTATATCATAGAATActatataagaaaagaaataaaagcatgagttttttttaaataattctactattaaaaaaatacataaaagtaaCAATAGTAAAACATTACAATATACCATTTTCAAAGtttataaacaataatttgCTATAGAAAATAAAGGAGAATGATCTTTTTTGGACATGCAAAATCACTCAATTCACAAACTTTTCATTACAACATTTGATAAGTTAAGCTTTACTGCATATTTTTACTCAAAAATCATTTTCCATATTTGGATAATCTTGCAAATaacaaaagttaattttttatggtTAAAAGGGGTGTTGGGTATGATTATTGATGATAGGTTCATTGTCaatatgtaataaaatatgaaatatgacAAGTAATTGATGGCTAAACTCTTCTTCTAAAAgtgtaaaaaacttttaaagttTAGTTAAATGTAGGAAATAATTTCATAATAGGGAAATTTCCAACTAGTTTGTTAATGTCTTTTTTGAAAAGACAAAGTTTATAGGTGCATGGCACATTTGGtagacaaattttaaatttgaagtgatgataaaaatataaaaaattacccTAAAAATCTCTTGGTCCCACCTTTACCGACACAAAAATGACCATCTCCAAAACACCATTGCCACCATCTTTCATACCCTCGTGCAACCACCATCTTCGATAAGTCATATGACACCATGAACCAACACCTTACCAAGTCATATGGAAGGACCACATACCTCTATCAAGATTCTAGAACCATTGTTTCCTTGTTGACCTTTTGTTGCCAGTGACACCATCTACCCTCACAAATAacgaataaaaggaaataaaaatcgtacataatttatttagaaaattttaaacccataataataaaaggaaagaaaatcatgtggattttttttaaaaaaaaaacacatttactTTAAATCAATACAAaaggataaaaggttcacatccacTTAGTAAAAACATAGTAgaaattgttcaaataaaagataaagttattTCGACTCAAAACAAGACCGTCCCttctgaataaataaaaaaaaactaaaacagataACATAACGCGATCATATCATTCACGGAAATTATAACATGCGAAGTAAAAtcctatgccccaatgtcacacttatcagaGCATATCCCTATCACAGACTAAGTCTCTACATCTCTAGCATGGAACTCATCATATGATGGCTCACCTGAAACAAAATGGCAATCAGCCCAAACATAAACACACactgggagtgagttatcacattcgtatataataaaacattagagcatgtgaaacatataatacttaaagctgaatttatataaataacatcacttcacaaaatcacacacattattcacactcattcaagttcacacactccagaaaataacatcaaaccataattgttaactcaatgaaagtcaaagacaagcgttatgcaacaaatacactAGACTCAAccctacatgcaatgtggtaccatttttcagtgaaaaacctcgtcgggtgcctaggagtacatgacgggacatgcctcacaatgggtaagtcaggtcacactcactaagtgaaatcatagggagaccagtctgGGTcgctctgttttgcgagaatgctccaaccatatgggatcagtacaggcttaaaggagcactcaaactgggcgtatttacccccaaggcctagactccgaggagtctgtcagggcctctccctcctgattcaggtcctacccagaaaaatatttaacacacAGAcattacctatgaactatgcaatgcACACAACtgctcaattgttttcaaagtttcaattattttccaaaattattttaactcatcGCGCCTCAAGTGATTAAACTCAAGGGTTCCTATTGTGGAACCCATCACAACTCATTGCacattaactcatcgcccttaaagggtcttacagttgtgtgattacataattcatagctcacaactcaatacatacaacatctcaaCAATCATGTAATTCAAAATTCATTACATACCAAATAattatcacttacacacaatcccaatcacaatttcataacgcgaataaaataatttatcgcaTCCCATGCATCCTACACATATCATTCAATAGTAATATTTACTTGACAAAAATAACaagtataaattaaattgaaatatattaattcaatGAAAAAAACTTCTACAACAATTAATTTAGGAGTAACAAAATAATCACTACGAAGTAATAATTTCTATAaccttattttattcatatattattattattattattattgttattattattattattattatcaagaCACATCACCGTGAAGATGCATACTTGGAATACACTAAGACAAAAATAAACACAGTACCAAACCATTTTTAAGACTTCCAAATGTTTCTTAATGCTCCAATATGTGTTAAAACTGCTATACAAAGtctcaaacaacaaaaacaatgcCACAAGGAATCAAGCTGTATTTGGCCAAAATTATGAGAACTGTTCGAAATCATAGTTCtagaagaaataatatttttataatatttcaaataattcaTGTTGATTCATCACAAAATAGTAGAAACTAACAACAAAtgtcaacaataataataattagcaCACTCGGAGAACAAGCGAGATTCAACAACAGTGTCGGGTTCCTTCACTTTCTCAGGAACCAAacagtaaaaatgaaaatcaaggaAGAAGCGAGTTGGCAATACCAAAACGGTGTCGAagaatatctatatatatatatatatatatatatatatatatatatatatatataacagtgGTAAATCACAAgcgcaaaacaaagaaaatcatACGCgttaatatacaaaaaaaatcaagtgaTAACAattgacaatttaaaaaaaatcttatatacactaaaaaaatatcatgtcaATATACACTAAACAAGATCATAGAATTTCATGATAATAGATATTACACTCAATTTAGCATATGAAATATTCAATTGGAAAGAGttcatgaattaaaattttataaaataacccaaaattgatcctctagagatccctatacatgttcattctaatccccaagcgtgagtaactcatcccttacctagATGTAGCCACTCAAGCGTTCTCCGTTAGCAGTTGTGGAGtttctggtgctctctagagctcctcctccgattgctctgttagggttcttgtgcatcaaaagaagaaaaaggaacataaagtgttttgtaaaaaccgctctaggttaaaagttaatttatataGTGGGAGAACTTATgacctaattaattttatttatttatttatttattaaaatagaaaaccCAAAAGGCACGGCTGTTACATTGCCAACCACACCCCACCACACATCAACTACACCATGTCATAACCTAACCCaaaattgaaataaacaatGTACACACAACAAAGGGGTTgaagggggttgaattgtgTATATGTGaacattgaaaatattttcacaaaCATTGAACAAATAAAGAACGAACCAACCGATGTAATAAAGAGTGAAGTGCAAGGGAGAGAGCATCACACTAGTTCACTTTTAACATAAGATCTTGTCCATCCTCTACAACAATAAGGAGTTCCACTAAACAACATTGGCTGCATCAAGTATTTTTTGCAGCCTTCTCAGGCTTACAACATTGATTTATACCCaagataaaaaaatccaaagtaCTATTTAGTCATAAAGCCTCTCCAAGATTTCATAAACAAGTTTATTTATATAGAAAAACAACTCACAGTGTGAGGATATTAAAGTTAAGCACAAATACAAAACTttgcaaaacaaataatatgaaGATTTAAGTTTGTATGAGGTATCGTCTAGTTAAAAGCTTGtgtaaaaaatgtttctttagAGTGTTCTATATTTTCTTCAAGCTTCAAgttatcttttctttatataggACTTCAACAAATATTCGTTGAGAGCTCTTCAGGCTTATTCTTTCCCATTTTGAgacaacattaaaaatgcatggAAAACTCCTTCATGTTAATCATGTTGACGTGTCTAGTTATCAATGAGAAGAGGTTGTCTTGTCCTCTAGCAGTATATACTATAAAGGTATGTACTGTTCTAGCACGCAAAGACTACTTTATTGttaattcctttttttgttCTCGCTTTATGTACTACTCCCATGATAAGAGTCGCTTTTTGTATAGGGTTGTATTATAACttagaatattttaattatcattaaatgCTTGGGATTTTAAATGTTAAAGCATATCAAAGAGGATATAAGAGAGAATTTTCAATTCTTATAAGGATATAAGACATTCAACATATATGAAACCTTAACATAAATGAATAGTTTGAGAAAAGATCAATGAATACTTTTAGATTgggatttttttacaaatggcATGTTGAACAcccttatttttcaaaaattttggaTAAGTCTTAAGATAGTATGTTATACCCATGTTTCTGGACCCTTTTTCTACACACTTAACACAAttgttaatatatttcaaaCTTTCTTAACTCTTGTTATCATAAACAATTTTTAGGATTCAAATGTTTCATATGTTTTTAGTCCAACAAAAACCAACCTGACCAAATGCAACATGTCAATAGTGCAAGTTGCCATCAAAACATGAGAACTTGACAGATTTATTATGTGGGTGAGGGAGGGTCAATGGGAAGGATGAAAATCTCCTATCCCATATTCTTGTCTCCATCCTTGTCCTCTTCTAATAAAAATACGCCATGTCAATTAATAAGGACACATAATTCTTCCGTTAACCTTTAGAAAATTAATGGTGTTTGTATTGAGAACATCTTGTTCCACCAACATTACATTTCTTCCCTTCTAACACCTCTCCGTTTGGTCACTGACGAGAAACCAATTGTCGGAGATCAAGCATGCAACGAAGAGTTTAGGAAATATGAGCTCGGAAGGCTCTTCCCTGAATTTTCATTCATCTCGAATAGCAAGGACATCGTGTCCTAAATCCTCTTCCCGAAACCGTAGGATTTCGCATTGAACATTTAGGAATACACCTATTGGGGAAATTACACAAAATTTTCTATAATCAGAtttgtaagaaacaaaatatatgtgGAATATTTACACACATGCAATTGATAATAGagtttgtgacaccctctaccccgacatacataTAGTGAAAGGAAACATGGAATAATGGGAgtaatttaaaaagatttatttcACAACTCAAAATGAAACTTCTCAATggagtaaaaggttcacattcacaatTTAACCAAGTTAAAACTTGTCagtaagaatataaaaatgagtTCTGGTTCCAAACAAAGACCGTACCGAAATTACAACTGAAATTTCAATGAGAAACATGAAGTAAATCATGTTCAAATACATATCTCAAAATATCATAtgataaaaacaacataaaaccCTAATCCCCAATGTCACATTCTATCAGAGCATAGTGTCCCAGTGCCTCTAGCATAAGGTTCTCCATAGCTATCCACCTAATCATCTGCTCTCAcaaacacaaggttcaagatcatcacaggatccaaacacaaacaacacacatggAGTGAATTATCATATTCCTAAACAAATAGAGATAAACGAaaacacatatataatataagtacAACAAGCTTAACTTAGCACAATTCGCATCATTTTACCACTCATTATgtaacatcacttgtcccaaggatttaatcataaaatcacATTCCACACCTTTTACATTAATCACGTGTTCAGAATAACACATCTCAAGTACAACacaacatctcacactcacGCAATTCATTATCCATCATCACGtaacaagtcacaatgatcattacacagGCGTTATacaacatata
This window harbors:
- the LOC121173945 gene encoding uncharacterized protein is translated as MGTNNSTGWEWNLTWRRDLFESELLLADTFIGDLAQQQVQPHREDKWIWKHDHSGHYSSKSGYDLIWRELRGSIQNSDFVDLWKLKIPAKSAIFAWRLIKDRLPTKMNLISRQVVVNDRLCPFCGLKDEEVEHLFFNCTCTLPLWWDSISWANLTTALPINPRDHFLQHTLGAVGVRNHTRWKCWWVALT